The Cellulosimicrobium sp. ES-005 genome segment CGATCGCGTCCGTCGCCTGGATCGTGCTCGTGCCGTGGGGCCGGCTGAAGGAGCTGCGCGAGCGGGATCAGGCGGAGCGCGCGGAGGACTGACCGCCCGGAAGCGGCGTCCGCAGCCCGCTCGCCCGGTGGACCGGGCTCGTGACCGCCGTGCGGACCGCGTCCTCGGAGCCGACGACGCGCACGAACGACTGCGCGCGCGTCACCGCCGTGTAGAGCAGCTCGCGCGTGAGCAGCGGCGACGTCGCGGGCGGCAGCACGAGCGTCACGCGCTCGAACTGGCTGCCCTGCGCGCGGTGGACCGTCATGGCGTGCACGGTCTCCACCGGCGGGAGGCGGTGCGTCCGCACGCGCAGCGGCGCACGCGGGTCGCCGAACACGGCGACGACGCCGACGCCCCCGGGCTCGGCGACGAGCACGCCGGTGTCGCCGTTGTAGAGACCCACCTCGGCGTCGTTCGTCGTGACCAGCAGCGGTCGGCCCGCGACCCACGGGGAGTCGGTCGCGTGGTGGCCCGTGGCCTCCTCGACCCAGGCCTCGACCTGCGCCGCCCACCGGCCCCGACCGGCGGGGCCGCGCCGGTGCGCGACCATGACGCGGTGCCGGGCGAGGGCGTCGAGCGCGGCCCGCGCGTCACCCGCCCGAGCCGCCTCGACGAGCAGCGTGCCCGCGGCCACGGCGTCCGCGCGGACGGTGGCCAGCACGGCCTCGTCGGGCACGTCGTCGGGGGTCTCGAGGAACTGGACGGTCCCGTGGCCCGCGCGCAGGAGCGCGAGCGTCGCCTCCGCGTCCCCGGCCCGGATCGCCGCCGCGAGCGGCAGGATCTCGGAGTCGCGGTCCTGGCGGTGGACGGTGCGCAGCCGCACGACGCCGTTGCCCAGGACCGCGCGGTCGTCCACCTCGCCGACGGCGGGCGGCGGGGAGCCGGCGAGCGCGACGTCGGCCGTCGCGACCACGACGCCCGCCGTCGCGGGCGGGGCGACCGGCGCCCGGTGCACGAGGTCCCCGAGCACGGCCCCGGCCTCGACGGACGCGAGCTGGTCGGGGTCGCCGACGAGCACGAGCCGCGCGTCGGGCCGCAGCGCCTCGAGCAGCCGCGCCATGAGCGGCAGGGCGACCATCGAGGTCTCGTCGACGACCACCACGTCGTGCGGCAGATGGTGGTGCGCGTCGTGCCGGAACCGGGTGCTGCTGCCCGGCCGGAAGCCGAGCAGGCGGTGCAGCGTCGTCGCGACGGGGGCGCCGACGCGCTCGCGGTCGGCGGCGTCCGGGAACCCGGCGACGACCTCGCGCACCGCCTCCTGCAGGCGCGCGGCCGCCTTGCCCGTGGGCGCGGCGAGCGCCACGCGCAGCGCGGCGCCGGACGTGGTGCCGGCGGACGACGAGGTCGGGAGCGCGGCGTCGTGCAGGACGGCGAGCAGGCGCGCGACCGTCGTCGTCTTGCCCGTCCCCGGACCGCCCGTGAGCACCGTGAGCCGGCGCGTCGCGGCGTGCGCGGCGGCGAGGCGCTGCCGGGTGTCGTCCGCCGCGGGAAAGAGGCGGGCGAGGGCGGCGTCGAGGCGGTCGCCGTCCACGGGCAGGTCGTCCGCGGCGAGCCGACCGTCGACGTCGTGCCGCACCGCGAGCTCGTCGCGCCAGTACCGGTCGAGGTACAGGGCGCCGCCCACCCAGCGCGCGGGACGGTCCGCCGGCCCGTCGACGCCCGCCGCGACGAGGGGGCTGCGCGCGACCGCTGACGCCCACGCGGTCCGGTCCGGCCAGGGCAGGTCCGTGGCGTCGGTGCGCGCCGCCTCCTCGTCCTCGGGCAGCTCCAGCGACCCCAGGTCGTCGAGGCGCACGCACACCGACCCGCTGCGCACCGCGCGCACGGCGAGCGCGACCGCGAGCAGCACCTGGTCGTCCTGCTCGCCCGTGAGGTGGCCGAGCCGCAGCGCGACGCGCAGGTCGGCCGCGGAGACCACGCGCGCGGCGTTGAACGCGGCGAGCCACGCGCGCACCCCGACGGCGAGGCGCGGGTCGCCCTCGTCCACCGGAGGGGCCGGGGGCGCGGCGGGCACCGTCGCGCCGAGAGGGGCCGTGGTCATGCGCGACCTCCGTCGAGCAGGGCGGACAGGGCGACGACGAGCCCCGGCGGGGGCGTCCAGGCGACGACGCCGTACGGCGCGCCGTCGGGACCGGTCGGGGTGTCGGGGCCGGCCATGCCGCGCACGAACAGGTACGCGCCGCCCGCGAGGTCGCGGTCGGGGTCGTAGTCGCGCACGCGCCAGCGCAGGTAGCGGTGCAGCGCGACGAGGTAGAGCACGAGCTGGAGGGGGTAGTGCGAGGCGAGCATCGCGTCGCGCGTCGCGTCCGGGTGGTAGTCGCCGACGGCGAGCGGCACCCCGGGCGGACCGACCCGGTTCGTCTTGTAGTCGACGACGAGGTAGCGCCGGCGGCCCGCGGGGTCGGGACGACCGTCCGGCCTCGCGACGGGAACCCGCAGCACCGCGTCGATCGAACCTGTGAGGTACCCCCGCAGCGGGACGCCGCCGCCCGCCGCTCCGGTCGCCCCGGAGCCGTCCGCCGCCTCGTCGGCCAGCGCGGCGAGCAGGTCGGGGTAGCGGGCGAACGCGTCGTCGGCGGGCAGGTGGGCGCGCAGGACGTCGGCGAGGTCGCGCAGCGTCGAGGGCGTGACGCCCTCGGTCTCGTCCCCGCCCGCGAGCGGGAGCTCGAACTCGAGCTCGGGCAGGCGGTCGCGCGGGTCGACGTCGGCGAGCGTGAGCCCGCCCGCGATCGGTCCGAGCGGGGTGCGCAGCGACAGGCCCAGCGCCGCCGCGAGCGACACGGGCTCCACCCCGGGCACGCGGACCGTCGCCGCCTGCGCGCACCGGGCGCGGACCTCGGCATCGAGGTCGTCCGCCGCGGTGTCGACGTACTCGAGGATCTCGTGCACCAGCGTGCCGAACGCCGTGCCCCCCGGCTGCCCCTCGTAGGGCGAGGGGACGTCGGCGCCCGGACGGGTCGTGGGCGCTCCGCCCGGCACCTCGGCCGGCACAGCGCCCGTCCCGTCGTCGTCCGGCGTCTCCTCCGGCTCGTCCTGGACACCCGGGTCCTCGGGCTCGCTCTCGATCCCGCCGACCGGACCGTGGTGCGCCGCCGCGGTGAGCGCCGAGTACGACGCGCGCCGCCACTCGCGGTCGGGCAGGTGCGTCGCGGCGGCGAGGGCGAGGTCGGACCCGGCGCGGGCTCCGGGCGACCAGCGCTCGCCCTTCGGCCGGGCATCGACCTGCTCGACGACGACCGTCCCGCCCGAGCGCGCGGCGACCGCCTCGAACGCGGACCGGACGGCGTCGTCGCGCATCGCGTCGGGGCGGGCGTGGCGGCCCGGCTCGCCGCCGAGCATCCGGTCCGCGAGCAGCAGGCGCGTGAGCGGGCCGGACCCGGTGCTGCGCTTGGTCGGCGTCCAGTGCACGACGACCTGGTGCCGGGCGCGCGTGAGGGCGACGTACAGCAGCCGCAGGTCCTCGCCCAGCTCCTCGTCGCGCCAGCGCGCCTTGGCGTCCACGAACCCGGGGGAGCCGACACCGCCCAGGTGCAGGACGCGCTGCCCGTGGTCGTCGTGGAACGCGAACAGCTCCTGGTCGTCCGACTCGAACCGCTCCCAGCCGAACGGGACGTACACGACGCCGAACTCCAGGCCCTTCGCGGCGTGGACGGTGACGACCTGCACGGCGGCGGCGTCGGTCTCGAGGCGCCGGGTGCGCTCGTCGGTGAAGACGGTGCCGACCTCGGCGATCCGGGCGCGCAGCCACGCCGTGAGGGCGGCCGTGCCCAGCCCGTCGGTGACGGCGGCCTCGTGGAGCGCCTGCGTGACGTGGCGCAGGTCGGTGAGGTAGCGCTTGCCGTCGACCCGGGCCATGACCCGCGCGGTCGTACCTCCCCGGGCCGCGACCTCCGCGACCGCGGCCACGCCGCGGTCCGCGAGCAGACGCGCCCAGGTCCGGACGGTGTCCCCGAGCTCGTCGTGGTCGGCGTCGCCGGCGGTCGCGAGCCGCTGCGCGTCCCAGCCGACGAAGGGGGTGAGGGCGAGCGCCGTCGCGCGGCGGTGCAGACCGGGCTGCTCCAGCGCGGCGAGCAGGGTGAGCCAGTCCTGGGCCGCCGCCGAGCCGAACACGCTCGACGGCCCCGACACGACCGCGGGCACGCCGAGCGCGACGAGCGCGGAGCGCACCGCCTCGGCCTGCGCGTTCGTCCGGGTGAGCACCGCGACGTCGCGCGGCTCCAGCGGCCGCCACCGCCCCGTGCCGGTGCCCACGCCGTCGTCGCCCGCCGCGCCGAGGGCGTCGTCGCGCACGCGGTCGCCGCCGCCGTCGGCGGTCCCCAGCCGCCCCGCGACGTCCGCCGCGACGTCCCGGGCCAGCAGGCTGCGGGCGTCCGGGGCCGACGGCGCCGACGACCCGCCGAGGCGGTAGGCACGCCGCGTGACCTGCCGCAGCCGCACCGGCGCGCCGCCGGAGAAGCGCGGCTCGGGGTGTGCCGCGTCGACCGGGCGCACGACGATGCGCGGGTCGCCGAGCGCCGACTCGCCCAGCAGCGCGTGCAGGCCCGCGAGGAGCGGTCCGTCGCTGCGCCAGCTCGTGCTGAGCGTCGCGGTGTCCGTCGCGTCCTCGACCGCGCGCAGGTACGTCACGACGTCCGCGCCGCGGAACGCGTAGATCGCCTGCTTGGGGTCGCCGATGAGCACCAGCGTGCGGCACTCCTCGGGGTGCCCGTGGAACGCCGTCCGCAGGATCTCCCACTGCTCGGGGTCGGTGTCCTGGAACTCGTCCACCATGACGACGCGGAACCGCGACCGGACCCGTCGCGCCGCGGTCGCGCCGTGCTCGGGGTCGGTCAGCGCGCGGCGCAGCAGCACGAGCAGGTCGTCGTAGTCGAGCAGGTGCATCGCGCGCTTGCGCGCCTCCACCTCGCGACGGGCCGCGACCGCGACCTCGTACCGCGCCGCCGCCACCGACCCCTCGGCCGCGTCCGCCGGCGCGACCACCGCCCCGTGGTCGCTCACCGCCGCCCGGGCGACGTCGCGCACGTCGCGCGGCGAGAGGATCGGCTCCGGCTCGTCGGCGAATCGCCGCACGTACAGGTCGTCGGTGACCTCCTCGACGAGGTCCGCGACGTCCGGCAGGAAGCTCGTCGCGAGGTCGACGTCGGCCGCCGTCCCCAGCGCGGTGAGCATCTGCTGGCAGAAGCCGTGCGTCGTGGTGATGGTCGCGGCGTCGAGCTGGGACAGCGCGACGCGCAGGCGCTCGCGGCGGCGGTCGAGCTCGTCGTCGTCGACCGCGGCGAGGAACGCGACGAGGTCGTCCCGGCTGGACGCCGGCGCGGGCCCGCGCAGCGCGCGCTCGGTCGCGACGAGGCGCTCGCGGACGCGGTCGCGCAGCTCCGACGTCGCGGCGCGGCCGAAGGTCACGAGCATGATCTCCGGCAGGGCGGCCACGCCCTCGGCGACGTAGCGCGTCGTGAGGGTCGCGATCGTGTGGGTCTTGCCCGTGCCGGCGCTCGCCTCGAGCACGACCGTCCCGCTCGGCAGCGCGCCGAACGGGTCGAAGCGCCGGGGTGCGCTGCTCGTCCCCGCCGTGCCCCCGTGCGCGGGGGCGCCGTCGGTCGCGGTCCGGGACGTCGCGCCGTTCACCGGGCACCTCGCAGCTCGTTCTCCAGCAGGGGCTCCCACATGCGGCGCGCGAGCGCACCGAGGCGGGTCGGGTCGTCGGGGAAGCGGCCCAGGTCGGCCGTGGTGGCGAGCCCCGCGACGTCGGGGAGGGCCGGGTCCTGGCCCCACGCGAGGACGACGTACGGGTCCTTGCGCTCGAAGCCCTTGTTCCACGCCCAGCCCGCGCGCATCAGGGCGTCGCGCGCGTCGCTCGTGCGCCGCTCCTCCGTGTAGCGCAGCGACACGTCGGGCAGCAGCGGCAACGGCTCGCGCGCCGCCTCGTCGCGCAGCGCCACGAGGTCCGCGAGGACCCGGGACGCCGTCTCGCGGTCCGGCGGGGTGAGGGTGGACCACGCGACGCCCGGGCCCCGGGACGAGCGACCGATCGCGACGGCGTCCCACGGGCGGCCCGGGTCGCTCGCCGTGAGCGCGAGCGCCTGGACCCAGGCGCGCAGCCGGTGCTTGGGACCGAGCCGCGAGTACTCGGTGCGCACGACCCGCGCCCCGTGCACGCCCGGCACGCTCCCGACGAGGGTGCGGCCGTCGGGCAGCACGGCGCGGACGTCGACCGTCTCCGCGGAGCTCAGCACGTCCTGGCTCACCGGGCGGCCCGCGGCGAGGTCGGCCTCGCGCGCGGCCTCCACGGCGGCGACGCGCAGCGGGCCGACGGCGCGGACCACCTCCTGCAACGCCGAGCGGCCCAGCTCGCGCGGCGGGACCTGGCCCCGGCGCCACTCGGCCTGCATCGCCCGGTTCGGGTCGACGCCGGCGAGCGCGGCGCGGAGCACGCGGTCGCCCACGCCCCAGCCCGCGAGGCCGGTGAGCGCGAGCGGGAGGCGGTCCTCGACGTCGTCCTCCGCCAGCACGAGCCCGACGTCGAGCGTGTGCTGCGCGAACCAGCGCGGCGCGTTCTCCAGCAGGCGGACCAGGTCGTCGAGCTCGACGTCGGCGCGGGCGTCCGCCCCGGCGTCCGGGACCTCGCCGGCCTGCGGGCCGCTCTCGGCCACGGCCGGGAGCGAGAGCGGCGCGCCCACCAGCGCCCCGACCGGCTGACGCGTCTCGCGCGCCTGGCGGGCGCCGTCGAACGCCGCGCCGTCGTGGCTGAACGGACCCGGCACGCCCAGAGCGCCCGGGATGAAGTTGCGCTCGTCCACGGTCTGCAGCGGGTGCTGCACGACGACGTGCTCGCGCGCCGGGCGCCCGTCGGGAGTCCGCGCCACGCGGTCGAGCGCGTCGAGCAGCTCCGCGACGGGGACCGCCGGCGGGCGGGCGGCGCCGGTGCGCTCGTCGGCGCCCGTGTGCACGACGACGAGGTGGTCGCCCGCCGCCGCGACGGCGTCGAGGAAGATCTGCCGGTCCTCGCTGCGCGCGTCGCGCTCGCCGATCTCCGGGTGCCGCGCGAGCAGGTCGTCGCCCGCGGGAGCGGCGGTGCGGGGGAAGACGCCGTCGTCGAGGCCCAGGAGGCACACGACCCGGTGCGGCACCGAGCGCATCGGCTCGAGCGAGCACACGGTCAGCGCGCCCGTGCGGAACCCGGCACGGGTCGGGCGCCCCGCGAGACGGTCGTCGAGCAGCGCGCGCACGTCCGCGAGCCGCAGCGCGACCCCGCCGTGCGCGGCGCCCGCCGCGCGCACGTCGCCCAGCACGCGGCGCGCGGAGCCGATCTGCCACCCCTCCGTGGGCGGCGCCTCGGCGAGCAGCGTGAGCGCGCGGTCGAGCGCGTCGAGCCAGTGCGCCAGCGGGTGCACCCCGTCGAGCGCGCGCAGCGTCTCCGTCAGCCGTGCGACGAGCTCTGCGAGGCGGCCCGCGAGGTCCACGTCGGTCGAGCCGACGTCGTCCAGCGGCAGCGCCGGCCCGACGAACCGCGCGTCCTCGTCCGCCATCGCCGCGCCGAGCAGGAGCCGGTCGAGCGCCGCGTCCCACGTGCCCTGCCGCACGTGCCCGTCGATCCCGAACCGGGCCCGGCGCGCGCCGTCCTCGCCCCAGTGCACGCCCGCCTCGACGGCCCACTGGCGCAGGCGGTCCACGTCGTCGTCGGAGAACCGGAACCGGCGCCGGACCGGCGCGCTCGCCGCGAGGTCGAGCACCTCCGACGCCGTGACGCGGCCGTCTGCGAGGCGCAGCAGGGTGGCGAGCAGCGCGAGCACGGGGTTGGTCGTCCCGGCGCCGCGGTCGGCGAGGCTGACCCGCAGGCGCTGACCGGGGTGCGCGTCCTCGCCGAGCTCGGGGACCGCGCCGAACGTCGCCGTGACGAGGGGCGCGAACGTCTCGACGTCGGGGCACAGCACGATCACGTCGCGCGCCTGGAGCGTCGGGTCGGCGGAGAACAGGCCGACCAGCGTCTCGCGCAGGACCTCGACCTGGCGCGCGCGGCCGTGGCACGCGAGCACCTGCACGGACCGGTCCGCCGGATCGAGCAGGTGCGCGCCGGCGGGCTCGTCCGCCCGCAGCGCGGACTGCAGCGCGCCGAGCAGCGTCGGGGGGGTCGGCGCGGCCGCGTGGTGCGTCTCGACCGACTCACCGGCTGAGAGCCGGAGCTGCAGCTCGACCGCGTCACGGCCGGTCGACGCGAGGAACGGGTGCCGGGCGAGCGTGGGCAGGTCTGCGCGACGTCGCGTGCCTGCGTGGTCCGGGGCGGTGTCCTCGGTGAGGTCGTCGCTCGTGGCGGGGGCGCCGTCGTAAGCCGCGACCTTCTCCCACAGCGCGGGCGACGGGTGCACGAGCCACAGGTGGACGTCGCGGTGCTCGGCGAGCGCGTGCAGCACGCGCAGCTCGTCCTCCGGGAGCCGCGTCGGGCCGAACACGGACAGCCGCGGCGGGAGGTCGACGGCCGCGGGGTCGGCGCGGAGCGCGGCGACCGCGTCCTCGACACGACGTGCGGGGTCCGTGGCCGGGACGCGGTCGACCAGGCGGCGCCAGAGCTCGGGCTGCCAGGCGAGGTCGTCCGGGGTGTCGCCGGACTCCGCGACCGGGGACGCCGCCGACCACGCGAGCACGACCTCGGGCCGCTGCCGCGCGTAGTCGACGAGCAGGTCCGCGAGCCGGCGCGCGAGCGTCAGGCGCCGGCCCCGCCGAACCTCGTCGCCCGGGTCGCCGACGTACCGCGCGAGCGGTGCCGCCCACGGCTCGGCGAGGTGCGCGTCGAGCACCTCGAGCACCGACCAGGCGAGCCGCTCGGGGCGCCACGGGTCGTCGTCGGGGGCGAGGTCGGTGAGGTCCGCGACGACCTGCTCCACGAGCCGGCGCGGGCCGCGGAAGTCCACGTTCGCGCAGATCCCCGACGTCTCGCCCGCGCCCAGGTGGTGCGAGAGCCGCTGCGCGAGCCACCGCTCGACCCCGCGCGTCGGGACGGCCACGACGTCCGGCGTGAACGGGTCCTCCGGCGCCTCGGCGAGCACGGCGGCGAGCGGCGCCACGAGCGCCTCGGCACGCTCGGAGCGGTGCACGTGCAGCAAGGGGACCCCTGTCGGTGGTGGCGGACCGGTCGTCGCGCCCGCCGGTCGGCCGGGCGCTACGAGGAATCTACGAGGTGCGTCCCACACCGTCGAACCGCCGTCCACATCGTCGGGAACGACGGTGCCGTCCTGGGCGGACGTGCCGGCTGACGCACGCCCGACCGAGAGGCGCACGCCGGAGCGCGTCGCTCCCTCGGACGTGCGTCACTTGACCTCCGGCTCAGCGCGCCGTGCGACGAACACCCACTCGCGGCCCGGGCGGTCGGGCGCGTCGCGGACGTCCACGACCTCGAAGCCGCACGCCACCAGCGACGCCTCGACCTCGTCGCGCTCGCGGAAGCGCAGCGTCGAGTCGGAGTGCAGCTCGGTGCCGTCGGGCAGCACGGTCGTGTCGTGGAAGGACACGAACGGGAGCGACACGTCGGTGAGGTCGGTCCACGACTCGACCGGCCCGACGTCGGGCACGTCCACGCGTACGGTCGTCGCCTCGCGGACCCAGCCCTCCCAGGCCCGGCGCGCGGGGTCGCGCGTCTCGAAGACCAGCCACCCGTCCGGGACCAGCGCGGAGCGGACGCCGCGCAGCGTCGCGGCCCACGCGTCGTCGGTGAGGAACACCTGCGCGACGTTCGCCGTCATCGTCGCGAGGTCGACCCGGAGCGGCGGGAGCGTCGTCGCGTCGCCGTGCAGCCAGCGCACGCGGTCGGCGCCCGGCTTGGTGCGCGCGACGTCGAGCGACGCGCCCGCCGGGTCGACGCCGACCACCTCGATCCCACGCCCTGCCAGGAGGCACGCGAACGTCCCGGTGCCGCACCCGACGTCGAGCACGCGCCGCGCGCCGAGCTCGTCGACGATCGCGACGTACGCGTCGAGGTCGCTGCGGTCCGGGTCGAGCGGGTCGTAGAGCGCGGCGAGGCGAGGGTCGTCGAAGATCGCGTCGGGCATCCCCCGACGCTACGAAGGCCCGCACGGCCGGTCCACACCATTCCGGAGCACGCGCCGACCAGGCGCCTGTTGCCCGCCGACCATGCTGTCGTGGCCCGTCCCGACGCCGGGACGGGCCACGACCACATCGTCGGCGCGAGGGTCGTCAGGCGTCGAGCGCCTGCTCCACGTCCTCGATGACGTCGAGCGGGTCTTCCAGACCCACCGACAGGCGCACGGTCGTCTCCGCGATCCCGACGGCGGCGCGGCCCTCGGGGCCGAGCTTGCGGTGCGTCGTCGTGGCGGGGTGCGTGATCAGCGACTTCGCGTCGCCGAGGTTGTTGGAGATGTCGACGACCTGGAGCGCGTCGAGGAACGTGAACGCGCGCTTCTTCGCCGTCTCGGGGTCGGTGCCCTCGGGGACGGCGAGGTCGAACGTCACGACCGTGCCGCCGCCGCTCTGCTGCGACCGCGCGAGCTCGCGCTGCGGGTGCGACGCGAGGAACGGGTAGCGCACGCGGCCGATCCCGGGGAGCTGCTCGAGCGCCTCGGCGACCTGCGCGGCCGCCGCGTTCTGCGCCGCGACGCGCACCGGCAGCGTCTCCAGGCCCTTGAGCAGCACCCACGCGTTGAAGGCCGAGAGCGACGGCCCCGTGTTGCGGAGGAACGTCTGCACGGGCCCGTTGACGTACTCCTCGGTCCCGAGGATCGCGCCGCCGAGCACGCGGCCCTGCCCGTCGATGTGCTTGGTCGCCGAGTACACGACGACGTCCGCGCCGAGCTCGAGCGGCTTCTGCAGCAGCGGCGTCGCGAAGACGTTGTCGAGCACCACCACCGCGCCCGCGGCGTGCGCGAGCTCGCTCACGCGCCGCGCGTCGACGATGTCCTGCATGGGGTTGGACGGCGTCTCGAAGAACACGACGTCCGCGGGCGTGGACAGTGCTTCCTCCCACTGGGAGGGCACGTGCCCGTCGACGTAGTCCGTCCGGACGCCCCACTTGGCGAAGATCTCGTCGAAGATGACGATGCTCGACCCGAACAGCGCACGTGCCGCGACGATCCGCGACCCGGAACCGACGAGCGCGGCGAGCGACGTGAACACCGCGGACATGCCGGACGCCGTCGCGTAGCAGGCCTCGGCACCCTCGAGCAGGCGCAGGCGCTCCTCGAACGCGTGCACCGTCGGGTTGCCGTAGCGCGAGTAGACGAACCGGTCGAGCTCGCCCTTGAACGCCGCCTCGGCGTCGGCGGCGCGGTCGTACGTGTACCCCTGTGTGAGGAACAACGCCTCGGAGGTCTCCTGGAACTCCGTGCGGTGGTGGCCGCCGCGCACGGCGAGCGTCGCGGGGCGCGCGCTCGCGGGCAGGGGCTTGCGGCCGGAGCCGCCGGGGACGCTCCCGGGCTGCGCGGCGCTCACCGGGCGGCCTCGTCGTAGGTCGTGGTGGGCAGGCCGCGCACCTTCCAGCCCTCGACGTCGCGCAGGCCCGAGAGCCCCTGGGCGCCCTCGAAGCCCTCGAGCACGTTGTACGACGGCCCGAGACCGGCGGCCGTGGCCGCGCGCGCGGCGCCGATCGACCGCTGGCCCGAGCGGCACAGGAACACGACGGGACGCTCGTCGCCGGGCGTGAGACCCGCCTCGACGAGCTGGTTCACGAAGCGCGGGTTGGGCCCGGCCGGGGTCACCCACTCGTCGAACACGACGTCGCGGTCGAGGTCCGTGGCGTCGGGAACGCCGATGGTGCGCCACTCGCCCTCGGTGCGGACGTCCACGAGGACGGCGCGCTCGTCGTTCGTCAGCAGGTCCCACGCCTGCTGGGGGGTGAGGTCGCCGGCGTAGCCGACGGCGGGTCGCGCGTCGGGTACGGCCGACGTCTGCTGGGACTGGTCGCTCATGAGTCCTCCTCCATCGATCGTGGCAGTAGCACCCTGCGCCCGGCCGCCTCGCGACGGACCGGGGGGTTGCTGCGGCGTCGACGTGCCACGTCACTCGGCCGCTCCGGATGGTTGCTCGGGATCGTACGCCACCCGTCCGACGCGTGGAACGCCCGTCTCGGGGAGCGGCCTCCGGGAGGGGGTGCCCGACGTCGGACGGTCGCGCTAGCGTGATCGCGCGCCGGGGCGGGGGTCCCGGGAGAGAAAGGGGGGAGACGGTGGCCAGCGTGCGACGACGGGCGGTGGGCGCGGCCGTGGCGGCCGGCGTGGTCGGGACGGGCGTCGTCCTGCTGTGGACGGCGCCCGGAGGCGAGGACGCCCCGCAGACGGTGGTGCACGTCGTCGGGGACGCGGTCCCCGGGCTGCCCACCGAGCGGCCGCGGGTCGTCCAGGTCGAACCCGACGAGGACCTCGTCTCGCCCTTCCCCTCCCGAGAGGCGCTCGACGGTGACGCGCACACGGGGGAGCCGATCGACCTGGCCGAGCACACCGTCGGCGGGTACGAGGGCTGGTGGACCTCGGACGGCGACGGCGAGGCGTGCGACGCCTACGCCGACGCGCACCCGGAGGTCGTGCTGGTCAGCACGCGCACCGGTGAGGTCGTCGAGGCGCACACGAACGGCGTACGGCTCCAGCGTCCTCCGCAGACGCCACCGGGAGACCCTGCCGAGTGGCCGCCCGACTCGGTCGTCGTCCTCGACGCGCGGACCGGCGCGGTGCTCGACGCGTTCGAGGTCGACGAGTCCGGGTGGCGCCTCGACCTGCCCATGGACTGCGTCCCGCCATCCGAGACACCGTGACCACCGGTTGACACGCTCCGTCCCGCGCGCACATCCTGGACGCAGGTCATGAGTGCCAGCGTGAAACCCCGGTTTGCTGGCCGGCAACCCTCCTCTCGCGGCGGGGTGCCCCGGGTGACGACCAGGCCGTACGCCGACCGGCGCGCGGCAAGCGCGGGGATCACCGTCCCCGGACTGCCCTCGGAGGACTGTGTCATGACTGCTCTCGCCCACGTCTCGTGTCCGACCGAGGTCTCGGAGGCCCCCGACCTCGCAGCGGTCGCCGGCGCGCCCGCGCTCCTGCCCGTCGTCGGCGCGGACACGCTCGTCCCGCTCGTCGACGGCCGGAGCGTCCCGTACGCGAACCTCGACGTGGCGGCGTCGGCGCCGGCGCTCCGCTCGGTCGCGGACCGCGTGACCGAGGTGCTGCCGCTCTACGCGAGCGTGCACCGGGGCGCCGGGTACCTGTCGCAGGTCTCGACCGCGCTCTACGAGGCCTCGCGCCGCACGATCGGCGCGTTCGTCGGCGCGCGCGAGGACGACGTCACGGTCGTCACGCGCAACACGACCGACTCGCTCAACCTGCTCGCGGGCTGCGTCCCGGCGAACGCGGACGGGACGCCCGGGCGCGTGCTCGTCCTCGACGTCGAGCACCACGCGAACCTCCTGCCGTGGCAGCGCACGGGCGGCGCGACGGTCCTCGCCGGCGGCGCGTCCGTTGCGGAGACGCTGTCCGGCCTGCGCACCGAGCTCGCACGCTTCCCGTACGCGCTGGTCGCCGTGACCGGGGCGTCGAACGTCACGGGCGAGTCGCTCCCCGTCGCGGACGTCGTGCGGGCCGCCCACGACGCCGGCGCGCGCGTCGTGCTCGACGGCGCCCAGCTCGTCCCGCACCGCGGGTTCTCCCTCGCGGGCTCCGGGGTCGACTACGTCGCGTTCTCCGGACACAAGACGTACGCGCCGTTCGGCGCAGGCGCGCTCGTGGGTCGCCGCGACTGGCTCGACGCGGGGACCCCGTACCTCGCCGGGGGCGGGGCGGTGCGGCAGGTCGCTCTCACCGGCACGCAGTGGCAGACGGCGCCCGCGCGCCACGAGGCAGGGTCGCCGAACGTCGTGGGCGCCGCGGCGCTCGCGGCCGCGTGCGACGCGCTCGCGGCGCTCGACCCGGCCGACCTCCACGCCCACGAGGCGACCCT includes the following:
- a CDS encoding aminotransferase class V-fold PLP-dependent enzyme, with the protein product MTALAHVSCPTEVSEAPDLAAVAGAPALLPVVGADTLVPLVDGRSVPYANLDVAASAPALRSVADRVTEVLPLYASVHRGAGYLSQVSTALYEASRRTIGAFVGAREDDVTVVTRNTTDSLNLLAGCVPANADGTPGRVLVLDVEHHANLLPWQRTGGATVLAGGASVAETLSGLRTELARFPYALVAVTGASNVTGESLPVADVVRAAHDAGARVVLDGAQLVPHRGFSLAGSGVDYVAFSGHKTYAPFGAGALVGRRDWLDAGTPYLAGGGAVRQVALTGTQWQTAPARHEAGSPNVVGAAALAAACDALAALDPADLHAHEATLRAALVAGVSAVPGVRVVRVWEDAVDPVGVVTFSVEGHDPGLVAAYLSAEHGIGVRDGRFCAHPLLARLGYDAGAIRASVGVGTTGADVVRLVEAVRSYVEQGPTTRYEVVDGCWAVADDPRPVPAGSGLEGLFATAAAGFLADAAGCGPAA